In Oryzias melastigma strain HK-1 linkage group LG6, ASM292280v2, whole genome shotgun sequence, the DNA window GTTGTTCTTGCAGCCCGGTGATCCACACCTGGCAGTGTTCTGCGAGCTGCTGGAGGTGAGTGCCGATGGGCTGCTGCGATGGCTGTGCAACCGGAGGATCGTCCTGTCGGCTGAGACCGTTGTGAAGCCGGTACCGAAGGAGCGAGCCCTCACTGCCAGAGATGCTCTCGCTAAGCAGATCTACGCCCATCTCTTTGACTGCATCATTAACAGGATCAACACCGCGCTGCAGGTTCCTGGAAAGCAGCATGCTTTCATCGGTGTGCTGGACATTTATGGGTAATGCAaacttacctttttttttttttttttttttttgcagacttcTCTATTTCTTTCACCATAATTGTGCcttttttgtttcaggtttGAGACCTTTGACATCAACAGCTTTGAACAGTTTTGTATCAACTATGCTAATGAAAAGCTGCAGCAACAGTTTAACTTGGTATGCAATGCTGCCTTTAAATTGAATGGGCTTTACTAATGAATATGTCATCATCTTCTTAATGTCTAATTTTCTTATTCaatagtattttaaaaagttatttaaatattcctccaatgaaaatcacattttttgagtttttaacatgtatttgtggtatttttcttatgaaagagaacaaatgtaataagaaatcatttcgtttttgcatttcaaagTATCGCTGTCACTCAAATTGTCACAGAAAggttctgtttgaattaatgaggtttctttacgtcacaacagctctgctgcacatgcactaaaccccaCATGTGGCCCGGCTAGCGTGTCTAGCTCGGGTgttggagaagagaagatggtatcttcacattgactgcagtcaaatgaccCGCCGTTTACATTTCcatggtcaaatcagcatcactggattttttgtgagtttcatgCATTACTTATGGTAGGAGGGCTGAGAATGCTGGAAAATCTCagccagactccacggagcttcttgatgtgaccacggaaatgtgaacagcggctcatttgaccacGGTTGGAaagattgtaaatcaatgaaagagtattttgatgttagctttcattattttcccaaagATTCTGCTTTGAGAAACCACTAGATTGAATTTATTGGTCGCAGCAACATCAATAAACAAGAAAGAATCAggcttttggaggaagtttggTCCGtaaagctcttcacttcctcgtccgagctgacatccatCTCAAAGCgatacagctggacattacAGATACtgcttgatgtttttaaatggcagcagtgaagatttatgcgAAAAAGAcggagctatcataatcagacgggggggatcaggggcagagctgctcagctccaaaagccacgctccctcagaggagattttgtaAACAGAGggttcaaaatgaaaaatgactttttaagacgtTAAGGTTGCaatattttggtcaaaaactttataatcataattaagaaaacaactgggaacgttttttttaagcaaaaaaaattgtcatgggggactttaaataatttattccgAATTTGTATTGATGTTAATTTGCAGATGGTTACATTTTCCTACTTGGGAtcattaaagttttattctattctagttGTTTAATCTATAATCACTGCTAAATGCTTGCTACACTTAAGTCTTCAGCTGCTGCATGCTATCTTTTTCAGCATGTGTTCAAGTTGGAGCAAGAGGAGTACATGAAAGAGGACATCCCCTGGACGCTGATTgatttctatgacaaccagCCAGTTATCGACCTCATTGAAGCAAAGTTGGGGATTATGGATTTGCTTGATGAAGAATGTTTGGTGAGATTTACAtggcctctttttttaaaataacttttttttatttttttattttttttattaaattttgtgTCTTTCTTACTTTCAAGTTCCCCCAAGGCACCGATCAGAGCTGGCTGCAGAAGCTTTACAACTTTCTGGATGCCAATCCTCTGTTTGAGAAGCCAAGGTTGTCAAACACGGCGTTTATGATTCAACACTTTGCAGACAAGGTGGAGTCCACAGAATATAGACTTAAAACTGCTGATTCTGACAATTCTGCTAAACTTATTTCTCCCCCCAAAAGGTGGAATATCAGTGCAAAGGTTTTCTCGAGAAGAATCGAGACGCTCTTTATGAAGAACTGGTGGACACAATGAGAGCCAGCAAGGTGATCAGTGTTCATCTCTTCAACAACTTCAAatcctttttcctttctttaacACTTTCTCCCTGTTTACTTTCATTATCAGTTGCCATTTCTGGCCAACTTTTTTCAAGAGGAGGAGCTAAACCCCACAGCCAATAAGGGCTTCAAAgtcaagccagccaggcctccAGTGAAACCCACCAATAAACAACTGAGAACTTCTGTGGGAGATAAGGTGCAAATGTTTATCCTCACCTTCTACTCACTAAACTCAGTTGTATTATTTGAGCATGCACATAGATTTTCTcctattttcttctttttttgagtaGTTCCGTAGCTCCCTCTTTTTACTGATGGAGACTCTGAATGCCACCACTCCTCACTATGTGCGCTGCATTAAACCAAATGATGAAAAGCTTCAGTTTGAGTGAGTACCGGTGCTCAGTATTTGTTCACAAAAGAATGTTTTGGTGTAACTTTTGCTCGTGTTTGAAAGATATGATTCGAGGAGAGTTGTGCAGCAGCTGCGAGCTTGCGGCGTCCTTGAGACGATTCGTATCAGTGCACAGAGCTACCCGTCCAGGTGACCCAGTACTCATGTTTCTCCAACTTGTTATCTCTGTTTCTGCTcattaagtaattttttttttgctgtttttcagatGGACTTACATTGAGTTTTACAGTCGATACAGCATCCTGATGTCGCATGTGGAGGCCGATGtcagagacaaaaaagaaacctgCAAATGCGTGCTGCAGAGATTGATTCAAGTCAGTTTTGTGGTGGGATTCGACACACTCCGCATGAGCACGCCTAAGTGATTTTGTGTCTTCCTCTCCAGGACTCGAACCAGTACAAGTTTGGTCGCACTAAAATCTTCTTCCGAGCTGGCCAGGTGGCATATCTGGAGAAGCTGCGTCTGGACCGCCTCCGAGAAGCCTGTGTGACCATTCAAAAACATTTCCGAGCCTGGAGCCAGAGAAGGAAGTACCGGAGGATGAGGGATGCAGCCATTGTTCTTCAGCAGTACATCAGAGGACAGAGAAGCATCCGGTTAGAAAGGTTCTCTTTGTATGATGGTGATGGAACGGGTTAAAGCTGACGTGTTTTTGCAACATCTTCAGGAAAACGGTGACTGCTGAAGCTCTGAAGCAAGGCTGGGCAGCGGTGGTCATCCAGAGACACTGGAGAGGCTACAGCATGAGGCAGATCTACCAGGCAGTCTGCCGGGCCACCATCACCATCCAGGCCTTCACTCGGGGTTGGATGGCCCGTAAACAGTACAAGAAGGTCTggaacatgtttttgcaaactCAGATTTCCTGTTTTAGAGTATTAATGTTGGCGCTCTTTAGATGATGGAGGCGCACAAAGCAATGATTTTGCAGAAGTACACCAGAGCATGGCTGGCTCGACGCCGATTCCAGACCATGCGCCGGCTGGTGCTCAACGTCCAGCTCTCCTACAGGGTGCAGCAGCTCAGAAAGAAGATTGAAGAGCAGGTAGCGACTGCTTCCAGGGTTATGTCAGCTGTGGAGTTTTTTCTGGCGTGACCTAACTGAAACCATCTAAACCCCGACAGACTAAAGAGAATCGAGGATTGATGGAACGACTGACGACTTTGGCCAACTCGCACTCTCAAAGCACGGACAGACTCCAAAGCCTGGAGATGCAGCTGGAAAAAGTAACCAGCCTAAAGGAATCTTTGGAGGCgagagagaagaaaacaaaagaggaaactaGTTTGGTCAGTATTTACATTTAGTTTCTATAAGTAGAGCTTTTGGTTCATTTATGAATCAACTAACCCGAGTGTCACTATAGACAATCGCAGAACTTCAGAGGCAGATAGATGAGGTCAACCTGGACAAGCAGAACTTGGAGAAAAAGTTTGAAGCTTCCATCAAAGAAGCCAAAGGTACAGTAATATAAATGTTACCAAGAGCAACAAAAATCTGTCTAAAATCAGCAAACTAGTTatgaaaactctttttttaggtCATGAAAATTACTCCGATAAGGACTCCTCTTActaaaaataatcctaaaatagGATGAtaacatgaattattttattttaatagagaaaaaataagAGTCCTAACCACTTTGCCAAAAAAGTCTTCACCTTTTATCTCGTCTTGAGGATTAACTCTTGTTCGTCTGGAGCGAGGTTTAGATTTGTTTagattagaaattgtttatttccagCAATCAAGCAAGAATAATGCGTGTTAAATATAGGGTAGCTAGGCATCAAATGATAGATTTcttgaaagggaaaaaagagaaaaagaatgCTTTGAAGAAGTCATGGCTTCAGCAGACCAGATGTGCTGAAAATTACTGGAGCTGTTCATGGGAGAAAACCCTCCTAGATCGCTGAGTTGAAAGCTATCTCTACAGATAAGCATGAATATAAATACTGATAAACTATTTTTGGAGGGGGCACGCAGATGtagaaatttaaaacttttttaacttcTATGGCTGGATGAAAATCTGGCACTCATTGAGGTTGTTATGCAGGATTGTTGggatattttttacaaaaaagtatacAATATCTTTTTGCAGCTTTAAACATTTTGCTTATCATTTTTGTACCTAACCTAATAATGTCTCTTATGAGGTTTGCCCTTAGGGTGCTCTCACGGCCCAGTCTAAAAGCACCCTACTAAAGCAAATATTGCAAATGCTCTCTTTTTTTGCACATCTGACTCTGAGCATCTTTATATTTGTACAAATACACATATCTagttgtaattaaaataaatggagtATTTTACAAACCATTGAATATTTGACTCATTGAAACTTTTGCAGAAAACTTTGACCATTTGAACAGTAGTCTTCGAGAAGAGATGGAGAATGAAGCAAGGCTCAGAAAGTaagtaaaacacattaaagcGGACGATAAATTATAACTTCAGAAAGCTGACGAGGTCATTTGTCGACAGGGTTGCGGAAAACAACATGGAGATCAAGAAGCAGGACTTCGAGAAGGAGGTGGTGACTCTCAAGGAGGAGATCCGGAGGCTGAAAGAAGAAAGAGTGGGTCTGCAGAGGAAGATGGAGGAGGGAGAACAGGTGAACTCTGACCTGCAGGAGCAGATCGTTCAGCTCACCAAGCATGTGAAGGTCATCCCCGAGCTGCGCAGAGACCTGAACAATATGCAGAACGAGAGGAATAACATGGACCGCAGGATAAAGCAACAGTCTGAACTAGCAAGAGGTGCTTAAATTATTTATCCTTCTCTTTAGAAAATCAATCGTTTTCCATTTTTGCTTATCATTCATTTATGCTCTCCTTCAGCAAAAATGAGGGAGATTGCAAGGCATCTTCTTGGTGGATTTGTTGAAGAGGAGGTTCTTTTGGGGTAATGGGATTTTGTAGGATataacctttttttcccctgagaCATTTGTACTCATTCTTTGCGTCCATGAAGGATAACTTCAGATGATTCTGAGAAGATCTACGAGCCTGAAGATTTGCCAGAAGCCTTTGAGGGTCTGCAGAAAGCCACAAGGTCTTCACCTTTATCTCTCTGACGATCCACTTTAGTGTCCCACTCAATTATGGTTCCATTTTATGTTGGCAGGATTTTGGAAAACcaccaaaaagaacaaaaggagAAATATGAGACTCAAGTGGAGGGACTGAAACTGAAAGTGGACCATCTGCAGAACGAGAACAGCAAGCTGCAAAACCTGTTCCAGGAGAAAAGTAATGTCACCGAAAGCATCCGCCAAGAAGTGTCCAGACTCGCCAGCGAGAACTCGGTacgtttttttgcatttttgagtcCACGTCTCATCATGAGGTGGCCTGTAATGTGTGTTTGGATGTGATCCACAGTGGATTCCAGagctgaagctgcaggtttCAGAGCTACAGAGACAAAAGCAAGAGCTGGAGGACCGTGTCAttgagcagagcaaggagctaGAAGGTGACTTTTTTATGTCTACAGATCTCACATTGGTGATTTTTGGGGaggattttgtttaaatgattttctctgtttgtgtaaaagacaaaaacacagaaatcaaCAATGTTCTTCAGATAAAGATCTCTGAAGAGAGCTCACAGCGCAGGTAAACTACATCCGTTTTGCGTCTTTACTGACGGATGGTCagtcatttcaatttttttttgtttttgtttgtggatgTAGATATTTTGAGGAGAAAACCAAAGAGTTGGAGGATGCAAAGATGGAGCTGGAAGACAGGGTGGAGGAGCTGGAAGAGGAGAACGACCACTTAAAGAAGCAGCAGCTCATGGAGAACGAAGCCAAGAGGAAACTCAGGGAGGAGACGTCAATATTAACTGCTGAGAACATGGTGTGTGGTTTTAGATGAAGAATTATCGAGTGAATGCGTAGGTGCCTTCATGACAAACTAAAGAAGAGCTTTTATCTCAGGACTTTGAGGAGCAGCTTGACCAGAAGGACAGGCTGATAAAGAAGctccaaaatcaaataaaaagccTTGAAGCATCACAAAAAGGTAGCCtctgactaaataaataaaatataaaactgatataatttaacaaatttaatCATTTATGATGTTTCTCTCACAGCCAAGCAGAACTCTTCAATCCCAAAGGAATACCTCGGCATGCTGGAGTACAAAAGAGAAGATGAATCTCGACTTGTTCAGAATGTCATTCTGGGTATTTCCACCCTTCCTAACTTTATAACACAActcatttttttggaaaaatcaaTATCAACTTTAATGAAACAAGTGAGGCTTTGTCATTCTCTTCAAATGTTCTGCATCTGATTCACAGACTTGCAGCCCAAAGGTGTGGTGGTCAACATGATTCCCTGCCTACCAGCTTACGTCCTGTTCATGTGCGTCCGCCACGCCGACTACCTGAACGACGACGCCAAGCTCAAGTCTCTCATGAGTGCGATCATATGTGGtgtaaaaaaagtcattgtGGTGAGGAAGAATTCTGGATCAGATTTAATTCTCAAAAGTTGAACGTTACTCCAATCCTGCTTGTAAAGGAATCACGCTGGGAAACGAAAGAAATTGTCGCCTCGTACCTTTACTTTGTAGAGAATGTAGGAGATAAAAGTTTAACTGGAGGCTTCAGGCATATAACTTTACAAGTTTAAGATCAAACCACCTTAATTAAGCCCCAaagtactttacagtcacagatccAATTCAAGGCACTACCCTatatagggctgggttgataaaattgatctaagcttaataaatcagTAATGGATCCATAAAAGCAGAGATCGATCTAGCATATAAACCTaaagttcgctagcttgatgctaaggtTTAATGgagtttcccataggacggctaatgctaacgttaaACATACACTGCTGActaaatagacatttttataaactcttttaagtaaccatttgtgatctaaagcacagggtttttttttctcattctttgcttattcttcaaGCTTGCGGCTTGCCGTAGAATGTTCTGCAtcacacttacaagctttttccaacggCAGTGTTGCTCCTGCTCTTGATTCCCGAtttgaatactcagaaataccattttaagcctaattttgtCCTCCGcgatcagaaaaatgccagaaaatcattgaaaacataatttttcttcATGCTTTAAAGGATCTCCCCCCAACAGATAAACATTCAGATTAGTTTGACCTGAGGAACCTAACAACTGATCAAATAAAACCTGTGCTGTTCAATgctcaatttttgttttttgcactttttattagcatctttttaaaagttcatgTTTTGTGCTTTTGGTTGAGAGATGTAACCAAAATAAGCATTTGGAGGCagttaatcattattttttcgttaaattatttttcatttggctGAATCTCTTcatctttgtttgatttgtttgctGTTGTTGATGAACATtgactttttctgtctgttttagaGTCGCTGCAAAGACTTTGAGCTGCTGTCGTTTTGGCTCTCCAACACACACCAGCTGATCAACTGTCTGAAGCAATACAGCGGAGAGGAAGTATGAGTTCACTAACCTGAGTGATTTTTAGAGTCAGTAAACTCTCTTATGATGCTGAGAGCATTTCTCTTGTTCACGCTAGGAATTCCTGAAACAAAGCACCCCCCGGCAGAAGAAGAACTGCCTGCGGAACTTTGATTTGTCCGAACACAGACAGATATTCAGCGATCTGGCCATCCACATCTATCATCAATTCATCACAGTCCTGCAAAAGATCCTCACTCCTGCTATCGGTATTTGACCTCCATTCATATATCGTCATTCCTAAAAGTTTGTGTTCTTTAATCCTTTTTCCTCCACAGTACCTGGAATGCTGGAGCATGAAAGTTTACAGGGCATTTCCAGCATGAAACCCACAGGCTTCAGGAAGCGCTCCAGCAGCATGTACGAGGAGTCCAAGAACTTCAccatttcctccatcatcaagcAGCTCTCTGTCTTCCTGTCCACCATGATGCACCACGGCATGGACCAGAGCCTCATCAATCAGGTCATAAAGCAGCTGTTCTTCCTGATTGGAGCCACCACCCTTAACCAGATAATGCTTCGTAAAGACATGTGCTCCTGCAGGAAAGGAATGCAAATCAGGTTTGTGTGTGGCTTTCTTATTTCTGGATTGGATACAGAAACGGGTTCTAGACCTGCTCTCTGCTTTTTAGATGTAACATCAGTTATCTAGAGGAGTGGCTGAAGGAGAAGGACCTTCAAAGCTCCTATGCTATGGAAACTCTGACGCCGCTGTCTCAGGCCGCCTGGCTGCTCCAGGTCAACAAGTCCACTGATGAGGACGCCGAAGAAATCACCGAGAAGTGCAATGAGCTCAACCCAGTTCAGGTACTTTACACCATACGGGGATTTGATGTTGGAAAACTCCTAATTAACACAACAATCTCTGCTTTAT includes these proteins:
- the myo5c gene encoding unconventional myosin-Vc, which codes for MTLLELYTRYNRVWIPDDEQVWKSAEIKQDFHPGNNVLELLLEDSTECHYPVDPSRPELPPLRNPDILVGENDLTALSYLHEPAVLHNLKVRFVESRIIYTYCGIILVAINPYKQLPIYGDAIIHAYSGQNMGDMDPHIFAVAEEAYKQMARNHKNQSIIVSGESGAGKTVSARYAMRYFAVVSKSGNKNRVEDKVLASNPITEAIGNAKTTRNDNSSRFGKYTEISFDKKYRIIGANMRTYLLEKSRVVFQADNERNYHIFYQMCSCANLPEFQSLRLMSADKFLYTCMGGDITIEGVDDKSDMNETRRTFSLLGLKEDFQADVFKVLAAILHLGNVEIRDQGNDKSSIAPGDPHLAVFCELLEVSADGLLRWLCNRRIVLSAETVVKPVPKERALTARDALAKQIYAHLFDCIINRINTALQVPGKQHAFIGVLDIYGFETFDINSFEQFCINYANEKLQQQFNLHVFKLEQEEYMKEDIPWTLIDFYDNQPVIDLIEAKLGIMDLLDEECLFPQGTDQSWLQKLYNFLDANPLFEKPRLSNTAFMIQHFADKVEYQCKGFLEKNRDALYEELVDTMRASKLPFLANFFQEEELNPTANKGFKVKPARPPVKPTNKQLRTSVGDKFRSSLFLLMETLNATTPHYVRCIKPNDEKLQFEYDSRRVVQQLRACGVLETIRISAQSYPSRWTYIEFYSRYSILMSHVEADVRDKKETCKCVLQRLIQDSNQYKFGRTKIFFRAGQVAYLEKLRLDRLREACVTIQKHFRAWSQRRKYRRMRDAAIVLQQYIRGQRSIRKTVTAEALKQGWAAVVIQRHWRGYSMRQIYQAVCRATITIQAFTRGWMARKQYKKMMEAHKAMILQKYTRAWLARRRFQTMRRLVLNVQLSYRVQQLRKKIEEQTKENRGLMERLTTLANSHSQSTDRLQSLEMQLEKVTSLKESLEAREKKTKEETSLTIAELQRQIDEVNLDKQNLEKKFEASIKEAKENFDHLNSSLREEMENEARLRKVAENNMEIKKQDFEKEVVTLKEEIRRLKEERVGLQRKMEEGEQVNSDLQEQIVQLTKHVKVIPELRRDLNNMQNERNNMDRRIKQQSELARAKMREIARHLLGGFVEEEVLLGITSDDSEKIYEPEDLPEAFEGLQKATRILENHQKEQKEKYETQVEGLKLKVDHLQNENSKLQNLFQEKSNVTESIRQEVSRLASENSWIPELKLQVSELQRQKQELEDRVIEQSKELEDKNTEINNVLQIKISEESSQRRYFEEKTKELEDAKMELEDRVEELEEENDHLKKQQLMENEAKRKLREETSILTAENMDFEEQLDQKDRLIKKLQNQIKSLEASQKAKQNSSIPKEYLGMLEYKREDESRLVQNVILDLQPKGVVVNMIPCLPAYVLFMCVRHADYLNDDAKLKSLMSAIICGVKKVIVSRCKDFELLSFWLSNTHQLINCLKQYSGEEEFLKQSTPRQKKNCLRNFDLSEHRQIFSDLAIHIYHQFITVLQKILTPAIVPGMLEHESLQGISSMKPTGFRKRSSSMYEESKNFTISSIIKQLSVFLSTMMHHGMDQSLINQVIKQLFFLIGATTLNQIMLRKDMCSCRKGMQIRCNISYLEEWLKEKDLQSSYAMETLTPLSQAAWLLQVNKSTDEDAEEITEKCNELNPVQIVKILNSYTPIDDFEKRVTSSFVRKVQSLLTHEGSTQLMLDTDFHFQVTFPFRSSAQALELLQVPASLHLDFLTRV